The following coding sequences lie in one Cannabis sativa cultivar Pink pepper isolate KNU-18-1 chromosome 5, ASM2916894v1, whole genome shotgun sequence genomic window:
- the LOC115717438 gene encoding uncharacterized protein LOC115717438 — translation MASDTTSAKITTRRATTSSSSSSSPIGTVADRASWYCAVVLLSLILVASVRQSSNSDDSFRGNRFLDRPCDEIYVVGEGETLHTISDKCSDPFIVERNPHIHDPDDVFPGLVIKITPSKRFD, via the coding sequence ATGGCTTCCGATACTACTTCTGCTAAAATAACCACAAGAAGAGCAACGACGTCGTCTTCGTCTTCTTCGTCGCCGATAGGGACGGTAGCTGACCGAGCCTCGTGGTACTGTGCAGTGGTTTTACTTAGCCTAATCTTGGTGGCCTCGGTGCGCCAGAGCTCTAATTCTGACGATTCATTCAGAGGGAACAGATTCTTGGATCGACCCTGCGATGAGATTTATGTCGTTGGAGAAGGGGAAACACTCCACACCATCAGCGACAAGTGCAGCGACCCATTTATTGTGGAGCGTAACCCACATATCCATGACCCGGATGATGTCTTCCCCGGCCTTGTTATCAAGATTACCCCTTCTAAACGCTTCGACTAG
- the LOC115717599 gene encoding uncharacterized protein LOC115717599: MVALKDQLRSMMDPAAFQKMKYTISTGYDLLLPPTTRMNWCKEVWSRLNIPKHNVIAWLAMLNRLKTLDRLLRFGVQVTSVCCLCNLQMETCQHLFFECSVAGQCLLEVMKWLGWHAKTSNLQQLLRLIGRSKLSKFKKDTLAAATIGLVYSLWRTRNDVIWQKSSVNPYRIIEETKWTIKS, from the coding sequence ATGGTAGCCCTCAAAGATCAACTCAGAAGTATGATGGATCCTGCTGCTTTTCAGAAGATGAAATACACCATCTCAACAGGTTATGATTTGCTTCTGCCCCCCACAACTCGAATGAACTGGTGTAAGGAAGTTTGGTCAAGACTCAACATTCCCAAACATAATGTTATAGCTTGGTTGGCCATGCTTAATAGGTTGAAAACACTGGACAGACTGTTGCGGTTTGGTGTTCAGGTTACTAGTGTGTGTTGTTTGTGCAATCTACAGATGGAAACATGCCAGCACTTATTCTTTGAATGCTCAGTTGCTGGCCAGTGTTTGCTGGAAGTGATGAAATGGCTGGGATGGCACGCCAAAACCAGCAATCTCCAGCAGCTCCTCAGGTTGATTGGGAGATCCAAGCTGTCAAAGTTTAAGAAAGATACTCTTGCTGCTGCTACAATAGGTCTGGTGTACAGCCTATGGAGAACTCGAAATGATGTAATTTGGCAAAAATCAAGTGTTAACCCGTATCGAATAATAGAAGAAACAAAGTGGACAATCAAGTCTTAG